In a genomic window of Telopea speciosissima isolate NSW1024214 ecotype Mountain lineage chromosome 5, Tspe_v1, whole genome shotgun sequence:
- the LOC122661236 gene encoding clavaminate synthase-like protein At3g21360 encodes MEFVEGKIEEEKVFGDGLVFPKTLNPPKDGIEGEINYGVNELVEMVREKQEWLSEVLQRHSAVLLRGFGIGSAEEFGKVVEAFGWEEMEYDGVTTRLKVADRVYTANEAPLHKLINFHHEMALIKQFPSKIFFFCAQPSPEGGETSIVPSHIIVEKMEEKVPKFMTKLSKMGYVTRRSLPKEIDNGAITSKTWKCFFQTEDKDEAKKRAQERLPCGSINFNKDGSAELIYGPMNPVRRFGERKVWFNTILGYEDDFSFTFGDGSAIPSEAMDTYRQILNENCVDIKWQKGDILLIDNLCTQHARRPGKPPRLVLVSVCK; translated from the exons ATGGAGTTTGTGGAAGGTAagatagaggaagagaaggtgTTTGGGGATGGATTGGTGTTCCCAAAGACACTGAACCCTCCAAAGGATGGAATTGAGGGAGAGATTAATTATGGAGTGAATGAGTTGGTAGAGATGGTTAGAGAGAAACAAGAATGGCTGAGTGAGGTGCTGCAACGACACTCGGCGGTTCTGTTGAGGGGATTTGGAATTGGTTCGGCAGAAGAGTTTGGGAAAGTGGTGGAAGCGTTTGGATGGGAGGAGATGGAGTACGATGGGGTTACAACTCGCCTCAAGGTTGCTGATAGGGTTTACACCGCCAATGAAGCTCCTCTTCATAAGCTTATCAACTTCCATCACGAGATGGCTCTG ATCAAGCAATTCCCTTCCAAGATATTTTTCTTCTGTGCTCAACCATCTCCAGAAGGTGGTGAGACATCAATAGTGCCTAGTCACATTATCGTGGAAAAGATGGAGGAAAAAGTGCCAAAATTCATGACCAAGTTATCGAAAATGGGTTATGTTACTCGGCGGAGTCTTCCCAAAGAAATCGACAATGGTGCCATCACTAGCAAGACATGGAAATGTTTTTTCCAAACGGAAGACAAAGATGAAGCTAAAAAGAG GGCTCAAGAAAGGCTACCTTGTGGCTCTATCAATTTCAACAAGGATGGGAGTGCTGAACTTatatatggaccaatgaatccgGTCCGAAGATTTGGAGAAAGGAAGGTCTGGTTTAATACAATCTTAGGTTATGAGGATGACTTCAGTTTCACCTTTGGGGATGGAAGTGCTATTCCATCTGAAGCTATGGACACTTACAGACAAATCTTGAATGAGAATTGTGTGGATATCAAGTGGCAAAAGGGAGATATCTTGTTAATTGATAACCTATGTACTCAACATGCTAGGCGTCCTGGGAAACCGCCACGTCTTGTATTAGTGTCTGTATGCAAATAA
- the LOC122661237 gene encoding clavaminate synthase-like protein At3g21360, with translation MALIKQFSSKIFFFCAHPSPEGGKTSIVPSHIIVEKMEERAPEFVTKLLEMGCVIWRGLPKEIGNGVITSKTWKYFLQLWKTKMKQKRGLKKVYLVALSISTRMGVQNLYMNP, from the exons ATGGCCCTG ATCAAGCAATTCTCTTCCAAGATATTTTTCTTCTGTGCTCATCCATCCCCAGAAGGTGGCAAGACATCAATAGTGCCTAGCCATATTATTGtagaaaaaatggaagaaagagcACCAGAATTTGTGACCAAGTTATTGGAAATGGGTTGTGTTATTTGGAGGGGTCTTCCCAAAGAAATTGGCAATGGTGTCATCACTAGCAAGACATGGAAATATTTTCTACAACTATGGAAGACAAAGATGAAGCAAAAAAGAG GGCTCAAGAAAGTCTACCTTGTGGCTCTATCAATTTCAACAAGGATGGGAGTGCAGAACTTGTATATGAACCCATGA